The DNA segment TTGTGTCCGGTTAGGATGGTGTTTTTTACCGTTACATAAGCACAGTTACCAATGTTGATAAAGCCTCCATAAGGCGCACCGTGGTCGCCTTCGCCTTCGATGTAGTGTTTCAACCCTTCAACAAGTACATGAGATCTTCTGATCGCAATGCCGCGGTTATAATAGGTAGACTTGGATTCGGCTTTATTGGCAATTGTAGTGAAACTGCCTCCGGTGATCTTCAGCAAATTTTCATCGATGGGCAGAGCGGTGATATCTGTAACCTGTTCAAAATCCCAGATGATTGGTGCGTTCATATCTACCTTACCGTCTTTGTCAACAATAAAGAGGTCGGTTTGCGAAGAGCCATTATTCTGGTTTAGCCCAAACCTGATGTATTGTTTTACATTGGAATTGGTGACCGAGATTAAACAGCGACCTGGTAAGGGGGGCAGATCGATTTTTTGCTGGTTTCGCTTAATTGAGGATATGGTTGCAAGTTTGAAGGGTTTCAGGTCTGAACTTACTGTAAAAATAGCCGCAGTACGGTTTTTCACTTCGGTATCATCAATAATGAAGGCCGCAGTGCCGAAATCAGTACCAGTTTGGATGACCACAGTGCGCTCCTTCCCTCCAATATAGTAGGTGGCTCCAGCGTCTGCTTTAACCGGAAGGCCCTGCAGGTTGGCAAATGCATGAGTTGCGGCAATAACATCAATGTCATCCGTTATTCCATCACCTTTGGCACCTAAATCACTGTAGCGAACCAGGCCGGCAGCTTTGAACTTAGCTACATCTTTTGGCGATATATTGACAGTCAGTTCCCGTTTTTCGTTGGTATATACCTGGGTTGTCTGCCCCTGCGATGTGATCACTACATTATTCTCAGGCGAGTTTCTTTCTTGTGCCTGCGTAAACAATATATGGTTTAAGAGAAACATGAGGAGCATATGCTTTTTCATAAGATTTGTCTAATGATGATTATTTAATTGAAAATGTTGTTACGTCGGACAGAATGAGTATGGAATTGACGAGTTAAATACGGAAAGAACGGCTTTTAGACGTGGCATAGAATATTAATGAGCTTGCCGAAAGGATCACGGGTATAAAATCTTTTTACTCCCCAGGGCTCAACTATGGGGCCGTATTCAATAACAAATCCCGCTTCCCTTGTGCGGTTTAAAGTTTCTTCGAAATCATCCACTTCAATTGAAAGGTCTGGGGTCAATGTTCCTGAACCACCTTCGGAAGCAAAACTGACCTGAACAGTCATTTTTTGATTTTCAATTCCGTAGGTTGCAATCCAGCCGTGATCCATTAAGCATTCAAGCCCTAGTATATTTTTATAAAAGGCTTCGGCTTTGGCAATGTTTTCTGTATGAAGATTTGCTACAATTCGTTTGACCATAAACTAAGATAGGGATACTTTATTATAAAGATTACGTTTCTTAAATTATCAGTAGATTATATTTACTTCTTTAGTCACAAAGTCCCAAATACAAATACAACCTCGCTTTTCGGATTATCAAGTTTGGTGCTTTTACGTATACCATTTTCTATTGCATGGATCATATTGCTTTGCGAATTATGCTGTTCAAACAGGATATCATTTTTTATACCCAATTCTTTAATTGTAGACACTTTGTCGGTTTCAAAATAACACCAGGCTGCATCTTCTTCGATTTCGTAACCCTGATATTTTAAGGTGAGTACCTTACGGTCTGCATTGAGTTTAAAATGCTCCTTTATATAAGAAGCAATCAGTGCATCCACTTGTTTCCTGTCGGACGGTTTCAGGATATTCACTTTTGTATTGTATTTTTTTTCCAGGGCTTTCTCAAAATCATCAAAAAAAATACGGATGCTAACCTGTAACGTTCCGGTACTTTTATTATGTGCAACTTCTGTTACACTCACATAAAAGGGATGAAATATATTTAACCAAAAAAATAATATACACTGCAGCATTTTGTTTTTCTTAATTCAAATGAGGATATTGCTATAGATTTAGCTAAGTTACAAATTTATTCAATGCAGGACTTCCCACTTTATTTTCAATTAGGCTGGCGACACATTTTAGACTGGCAGGGATATGATCACATTTTATTTGTGATGGTGCTGTGCGGGACCTATATGCTAACCGACTGGAAAAAAGTACTAATCCTGATAACAGCTTTTACCATTGGCCATAGCATAACCCTGGCCTTAAGTGTATTCAAAATCATAACTGTAAATACGCCTTTAATCGAATTTTTAATTCCCGTTACCATAATGGTTACCGCTGCAGCCAACATACTGGGCAAAAGGCAAAAACCCAAAGGTCAGAAATTCAAGTATACCATGACCCTTTTCTTTGGCCTGATTCATGGCTTAGGCTTCTCTAATTACTTGAAAAGCTTGTTGGGTAAAAGCAGCAGCATTACCGCCGAACTATTTGCTTTTAATATCGGACTGGAATTTGGCCAGATACTGATCGTTATTGCAACATTGATCTTATCATTTATCCTGATCTGGATGGTAAAAATAAAACGATGGGATTGGAATTTCTTTCTTTCATCTGCTATATTTGGAATATCATTTGTAATGGCGGCAGAACGTTTCCCGGCATTATTAGGATAATAACTTAAACTTCACCCCCACCAATGAATAAGATACTGCTGTTTTTTATTGTGCTTTTATGTAGCGCCAAAGCTTTCGGTCAGCATATACTTCATAACCCCGGTTCTAATCACGGGAACAAATTTGAACAGCTTGGCACCATCCTTTCCGGCCCTAACTCCTACCGTTCGGCTTCCGGTGCACCTGGCCCAGCATACTGGCAACAGCGTGCTGATTATGAAATTAATGCAGAACTGGATGAAAAGAACCTGCGTTTAAGCGGCTCAGAAACCATTACTTATTACAACAACTCTCCCGACCCACTAAGTTATTTATGGGTACAGCTGGATGAAAATGAGCATAAGGCCAGCAGCGATAATAAGCTGACAGAACAGAGCAGGATGACAGATCAGATGGGTTATAAGGCCTTATCAGATATCATTAACCCTGAAAATGACCTGGGCGTTAAAATACTAAAGGTTACAGATGAAAAGGGGACTGCCCTGCCTTATGTCATCAACAATACCATGATGCGTATAGACCTGCCCTATGTATTACAGTCCAAACAAAAATATAAACTTAAAATAACCTGGAATTACAAAATCATCAACCGCGTAATAGATGGAGGAAGAGGTGGTTATGAATATTTTGCTGAGGACGACAACTATCTGTTTACCATTGCCCAGTGGTTTCCACGCATGGCTGTTTATTCTGATTTCCAGGGCTGGCAAAATAAACAGTTTGAAGGTAGGGGCGAATTTGCACTTGTATTTGGCAATTATAAGGTAAACATGACTGTACCGGCCGATCATGTGGTAGGTGCTACAGGCGAATGTCAGAATTATGCCCAGGTGCTGAGTGCTGCCAGTTTAAAACGATGGAATGCCGCACAATCTACAAAAGTACCTATTGAAATTGTAAACCTGGCCGAAGCAAAATCAGCCATCACCAAAAAATCGACTGCTAAAAAAACCTGGACCTACTTTGCTGAAAATGTAAGGGATTTTGCACTGGTATCGTCAAGGCGATTGGTTTGGGATGCCATGGCAACCAGTATAGAAGGTAAAAAGATAATGGCTATGTCTTACTATTGCCCGGAAGCTTATTCACTTTACAGCAGGTATTCGACCAAAGTGGTAGCACATACTTTAAAGATCTATTCCCAGCACACTATCCCCTATCCTTATCCCGTAGCCATTTCTGTAGAGGCTGCCAACGGAATGGAATACCCGATGATCTGTTTTAATTTCGGACGTACAGAAAAAGACGGCACTTACACGGAGGCCATTAAATATGGTATGATCGGTGTAATTATACATGAAGTTGGGCATAACTTTTTCCCGATGATAGTGAATTCGGACGAGCGACAATGGACCTGGATGGACGAAGGTTTAAATACTTTTTGCCAGTACATGGCCCAGCAGGCATGGGACATTAACTACCCTTCGCAGCGCGGCCCTGCACATAAAATAGTGGATTACATGAAATTGCCTAAAGACCAGCTGGAGCCCATTATGACCAACTCTGAAAACATCGTTAATTTTGGACCAAATGCCTACGCAAAACCAGCTACGGCACTGAATATTTTAAGGGAAACCGTTATGGGCCGTGAGCTTTTCGATTATGCTTTTAAAGAATATGCAAAACGATGGGCCTTTAAACATCCTACCCCTGCAGATCTGTTCAGGACGATGGAAGACGCATCGGCGGTGGACCTTGATTGGTTTTGGAGAGGCTGGTTTTTTAGTACTGACCCGGTAGACATTTCACTGGATGATGTACGCTACTACCGTATGAACAGTATGAATGCGGCTATTGAAAATGTAGAACTTAAAAAGGCTTATGACAAGGACCTTTACAATATCAGCAGGGAACGCAACCGCAAAGAAGGCATAAAATTCGCTATAGAACAAGATACAAGCCTACAGGATTTTTACAATAAATTTAACCGCTTTGAGGTGAGTAAGTCTGCCGATCAAGAATTTCAGCAATACTTCAGCAACCTTTCCGCAGCAGAAAAAAAACTTTACGAAAGCAAGAAGAACTTTTATGAACTGGATTTCTCGAATATAGGGGGACTGGTGATGCCCATCATTATTGAATGGACCTTTAAGGATGGCAGCAAGGAGGTGGACCGCATTCCTGCCTATATCTGGAGAAAAAATGAAAATAAAGTAACCAAAGTTTTTGCGAAAGATAAAGAAGTAATTGCTGTACAACTGGATCCATACCGCGAAACTGCCGATATAGATGAAAGCAATAACTCATGGCCAAGAAAAAATCAGCCAACCAGATTTGAACTGTTTAAACAACAGCAGGCACCCCGTGGGTCATCTACTGAACAGACCAACCCAATGCAGCAATCCAGACAAAGGCAATAGGACTAAAAGAACCCTAGCTGTCCTTTATCATCAATTTTGATATCATCCGGATTGGTGATCTCAAAATCTATTTTTTTTGCGGGTTTCTCTTCCTGTTCCGGCTCAGGTTTGGCTATGGGCTCTTTTTTCGGTTTTGTTTCATCAGCAGACTTTTCTTTGGCAGGACCCGTTTCTTTTTTTGGCTTAGGTGCTTCGGCAGGTTTGGTGGCCCCGCTGTCCCATTGTTTTTTAGGTTTTTCGGCCGCAGCAGGCTTTTCAGTAGCGGGAATTTCAGGTTCAGGTAACGGAGCTTCCTCCTCATCTGCATCTTTACTCAATGCAGGATCAACCAGTTCTTCCCCATTTTCTATATTCGTTGCAGCGGCTTCATCCTCTTGAAACTCATCCTCAGCCTCATTTGCCACAGAAACAACTTTAACTTCTTCAGCAGGTTCAATTTCCGTGTGATTTGAAATGGTTATATTTTTAACTTCATGGGCAGTAAGCCTGTTTCCATTGGCTTTAATTCCTTTTACATCAATAAATTCGGCAAGAACAATTTCAAGTGTTTCCGGAACCTGGGTTTTTCCTTTCAATACATCAACTGTTAAAACCGCTGCCGGATTGCTGCTGAGGTAAAGGAACTTCGATCCGTTCTCCTCACTAATCAGACTTACTTTTTTGCCTACAGCAATCGCCTCAAAAAGGAACCTTTTGATAAAATAGTTTTTGGCTTTACCCTCATATTGCACAACTGCAAAAGGTTTTTCAGGGTCAAACTTCTGAATTAAGATCAGATCGGCATCAAAGTGGTTGCTCAGCTCAAAAGTACTCAGTTCATACCAGCCGTCTTTATGTACCTGCAATATTTTATCCTCGCCATCAAATTCACCAAGATATTTGCCCCTTCCGTCCACATTTAACCTTCTTAGCAAATCATCATACCAGATTTTTAGTCCCGAAAGTGTAGATACGCCTTTGCTTTTCAGCAGTATTTTTTTAACCGGATATTTAGAAACAATATTTCCCTGTGAACCGCGTCCTTTTATCGCAATTTCAGCAAAATCGAGATCGAACTGCAGCTTTTTTAACTTGCTATGTGGTTTAAGCTGTACAGTCACAATTTCGGCTTCTCCATTAGGATTAGCTGTAAAATACAGCACTTTTGAGCCCTTACTCCCTTTTGTCAGATCGTATTCCTTATCACGGGTAACCCCTACAACTGCAAAACGCTTAATATAAGAAACCCCGCTCGCCCCATCTTTATAGATCATGTTGTAAATGGTCCGTTCATCCCCCTTTTTAAATACCTGGGCATGCAGGATACCCTTACCTACAAAAGTTTTATCGGCAACTTTCGTAATGATGCATTTACCGTCTTCTCTAAAAACAATGAGCTCATCAATATCTGAACAATCGGCAACAAATTCATCCTTCCGCAATCCGGTCCCTATAAAACCATCTTCACGGTTCATGTAAAGTTTAACATTGGCCAAGGCTACTTTAGATGCCTCAACCCGATCAAACAAACGGATCTCAGTTTTACGCTCCCTGCCCTTACCATACTTGTCCTTTAATTTCTGAAACCAGGCAATGGCATATTCCGTTAAATGCCGTAAATGGTTTTTAACCACTTTGATCTCGTCAGAAAGGGCTTTCATCTGTTCATCCGCTTTTTTAACATCAAAGCGGGTAATGCTGCTCATTGGTTTATCAATCAGCTTTTTAAAATCCTCAGGAAGTATTTCTCTGTAAAGACCTGGTTTAAAAGGCTCAAACAACCTGTTCAAAACCTCTACCACCATTTCAAAATTGACTGAATTTTCATATTCAGCATTTTTATACATCCCTTCCTGAATAAATATCTTTAGCAATGAGCTGAAAAATATCTTTTCCTGTAATTCATGCAGTTTAATTTCCAGTTCCTTTTTCAACAGGGCCTTGGTGTGCATCGAATTCTCTATCAGGATATCATTAACACTTAAAAACTGAGGCTTTTCATCCTTAATGATGCAGGTATTTGGTGATATTGAAACCTCACATGAAGTAAAGGCGTATAAGGCATCAATGGTCACATCAGGAGAAATACCTGGTGCCAGCTGGATCACGATCTCGACATGGGCAGCGGTATTGTCCTCAATCTTTTTGATCTTGATCTTGCCCTTGTCGTTGGCCGATAAGATACTGTCAATTACCGATCCGGTAGTCGTGCTGTAAGGTATTTCGGTAATAACCAGTGTTTTTTTATCCTTTTCGGTGATTTTGGCCCTCACCCTGATACGGCCGCCACGCATCCCCTCGTTGTAAGCAGAAAAATCGGCCATACCACCTGTAAAAAAATCGGGCAAAATGTTAGGCCGATGCCCTTGCAATGCTTCAATAGAAGCATCCAGCAATTCGATAAAGTTATGTGGCATTACTTTGGTTGCTAAACCAACGGCAATACCTTCAGCTCCCTGGGCAAGCAACAGGGGGAATTTAACAGGCAAGGTAACCGGTTCGTTGTTACGCCCGTCATAACTCAACTGCCAGATGGTTGTATCACCATTAAACACAACTTCATTGGCAAATTTAGATAAACGGGCC comes from the Pedobacter heparinus DSM 2366 genome and includes:
- a CDS encoding VOC family protein, which codes for MVKRIVANLHTENIAKAEAFYKNILGLECLMDHGWIATYGIENQKMTVQVSFASEGGSGTLTPDLSIEVDDFEETLNRTREAGFVIEYGPIVEPWGVKRFYTRDPFGKLINILCHV
- a CDS encoding DUF6702 family protein, coding for MLQCILFFWLNIFHPFYVSVTEVAHNKSTGTLQVSIRIFFDDFEKALEKKYNTKVNILKPSDRKQVDALIASYIKEHFKLNADRKVLTLKYQGYEIEEDAAWCYFETDKVSTIKELGIKNDILFEQHNSQSNMIHAIENGIRKSTKLDNPKSEVVFVFGTL
- a CDS encoding HupE/UreJ family protein, which gives rise to MQDFPLYFQLGWRHILDWQGYDHILFVMVLCGTYMLTDWKKVLILITAFTIGHSITLALSVFKIITVNTPLIEFLIPVTIMVTAAANILGKRQKPKGQKFKYTMTLFFGLIHGLGFSNYLKSLLGKSSSITAELFAFNIGLEFGQILIVIATLILSFILIWMVKIKRWDWNFFLSSAIFGISFVMAAERFPALLG
- a CDS encoding M1 family metallopeptidase is translated as MNKILLFFIVLLCSAKAFGQHILHNPGSNHGNKFEQLGTILSGPNSYRSASGAPGPAYWQQRADYEINAELDEKNLRLSGSETITYYNNSPDPLSYLWVQLDENEHKASSDNKLTEQSRMTDQMGYKALSDIINPENDLGVKILKVTDEKGTALPYVINNTMMRIDLPYVLQSKQKYKLKITWNYKIINRVIDGGRGGYEYFAEDDNYLFTIAQWFPRMAVYSDFQGWQNKQFEGRGEFALVFGNYKVNMTVPADHVVGATGECQNYAQVLSAASLKRWNAAQSTKVPIEIVNLAEAKSAITKKSTAKKTWTYFAENVRDFALVSSRRLVWDAMATSIEGKKIMAMSYYCPEAYSLYSRYSTKVVAHTLKIYSQHTIPYPYPVAISVEAANGMEYPMICFNFGRTEKDGTYTEAIKYGMIGVIIHEVGHNFFPMIVNSDERQWTWMDEGLNTFCQYMAQQAWDINYPSQRGPAHKIVDYMKLPKDQLEPIMTNSENIVNFGPNAYAKPATALNILRETVMGRELFDYAFKEYAKRWAFKHPTPADLFRTMEDASAVDLDWFWRGWFFSTDPVDISLDDVRYYRMNSMNAAIENVELKKAYDKDLYNISRERNRKEGIKFAIEQDTSLQDFYNKFNRFEVSKSADQEFQQYFSNLSAAEKKLYESKKNFYELDFSNIGGLVMPIIIEWTFKDGSKEVDRIPAYIWRKNENKVTKVFAKDKEVIAVQLDPYRETADIDESNNSWPRKNQPTRFELFKQQQAPRGSSTEQTNPMQQSRQRQ
- a CDS encoding DNA gyrase/topoisomerase IV subunit A — its product is MSEEIENNINEENKHTVIPINGLYENWFLDYASYVILDRAVPHINDGLKPVQRRIMHSLKEMDDGRFNKAANVIGNTMKYHPHGDASIGDAMVQIGQKDLLIDCQGNWGDPITGDNAAAPRYIEARLSKFANEVVFNGDTTIWQLSYDGRNNEPVTLPVKFPLLLAQGAEGIAVGLATKVMPHNFIELLDASIEALQGHRPNILPDFFTGGMADFSAYNEGMRGGRIRVRAKITEKDKKTLVITEIPYSTTTGSVIDSILSANDKGKIKIKKIEDNTAAHVEIVIQLAPGISPDVTIDALYAFTSCEVSISPNTCIIKDEKPQFLSVNDILIENSMHTKALLKKELEIKLHELQEKIFFSSLLKIFIQEGMYKNAEYENSVNFEMVVEVLNRLFEPFKPGLYREILPEDFKKLIDKPMSSITRFDVKKADEQMKALSDEIKVVKNHLRHLTEYAIAWFQKLKDKYGKGRERKTEIRLFDRVEASKVALANVKLYMNREDGFIGTGLRKDEFVADCSDIDELIVFREDGKCIITKVADKTFVGKGILHAQVFKKGDERTIYNMIYKDGASGVSYIKRFAVVGVTRDKEYDLTKGSKGSKVLYFTANPNGEAEIVTVQLKPHSKLKKLQFDLDFAEIAIKGRGSQGNIVSKYPVKKILLKSKGVSTLSGLKIWYDDLLRRLNVDGRGKYLGEFDGEDKILQVHKDGWYELSTFELSNHFDADLILIQKFDPEKPFAVVQYEGKAKNYFIKRFLFEAIAVGKKVSLISEENGSKFLYLSSNPAAVLTVDVLKGKTQVPETLEIVLAEFIDVKGIKANGNRLTAHEVKNITISNHTEIEPAEEVKVVSVANEAEDEFQEDEAAATNIENGEELVDPALSKDADEEEAPLPEPEIPATEKPAAAEKPKKQWDSGATKPAEAPKPKKETGPAKEKSADETKPKKEPIAKPEPEQEEKPAKKIDFEITNPDDIKIDDKGQLGFF